GAAGGTGCCTGCCGTCTTGAACAGAATCTCTGAAATCTCAACTACCTCCTGTGCGGAATACCCGCGCAACACCACGGCTGTGTCCTCAAACACATCCGTTCTGGTGCGGAGCGCGTCGATCTTCGAGTACATGACGTAAATCTGCTGCTCCAACGTCGGCATCAGGTACACGTAGTTGCGCTTCTCCGTCCGCGGTTGTGGATGGTTGTACAGCGGGTTTAACACGAAGATTTTACCCACGTCGAGTGCCTGAAAGATGGGCCCGGCAATAATGTCGACGGAATAGTTCGACACCTCCGCGTCAAACAGCTGCTGAGCCTTCGCCGTCTCTACTCTCAGAAAGATCGAGCTCACCTTGTACCCCTTGCAGAGGTTATCGTCGAACGCATGGGGTAGTACCTCGTTGAGCTGCATACCCGCATCGATCAGCTTCGGATAGCCCTGGTGTAGAAGCGCCAACACACTCACCGCCTTTACGATCTGACTTTTCGATGAGTTGCACTCCGACTGCGGGTACTTAAAGCTCGAGTCCGGCACGATGTCCCACGAGGCGTTCTGCAAGACCGTCAAGATCGAGGAGTGCCCGCCTTGGTTGCAGTAGCAACTCGCACCAAGGAACTGCGCGAGCGGTTCGCACGGGCCACCGTAGTCGCCGAGCACGTAGTCGCCCCCGATGACGAACCGGTTCTGGTTGAACAGTCCGGCCTTGTACGTCGACCGGTTCACAATCCAGTCGGTCTGCTCCAGCGTCTGCTGCACAAGCGTCCCCGATAGCCACCCCAGCGCCATCAATTTCGCTATACTCGGGTGCGCCTGAAAGAACTCGTCCACCGTGTACTTTCTGGAAAGCGGCGCCTCAGACCGTGCCTTCTGCCCCAGCGTCCCCGTACTGTCGTCATCGGGGTAGTAGTCAAAACTGCCGGAGTTTTCTATGTAGTTGCTCATCTGCGCCTTGAACACCTCCATGTACTTCAGCCCCTCGCCAGAGACGGGGGACGTCGTGGCACTCGCGAGGATCCGGCCGTCCTGCGGCTTGATGCTGCCCGCGCTGAGCAGACGCTTGTACACATCAAACACGACCCGCTGTATCATTGAGCAGGAGATGACGTACGCCGACGACGTGCGCGGGTCTGTCAGCACCTTTTCGAGGAAATAGATCACCTGCTGCACGGGCGCAGCCCACACGATGATCACCTGCGGGTTCGTGTCCGCCATCGCGTCAAAGGCTTCCTCATCTACTTCCACACTGCTCTCGGAGTACGGCACGGTATATAGCACGGCCGGGTCGCGCAACAGGGACGTGAGCGTGTCCTGCACGTACGTCAGCTCCTCCCCGCCAAAATGCATACCGGTCAAGCGCATGAAGGCAACACGGCGAGCACGGAGCCTGTTGACAATGTGCGTAAGGACAACCTTGAGCTCCACCATCGGCTCAGCGCGGGTGAAGTACACGGAGTCGCTCCAGGTTCGCACACCGGAGGAGCCGGTGAAGGGAGCGATCAGCATCAGCCCAGATTGGACCACATCAGCATTACTTAGGGCTGCCGTAAGGCGTCCATCCAAGTACGGCCCAAGCACGGCGAGCAGCTTCTCTTGACGGGCAAGGGAGTGAAGTATCACCTCCGCTATGTCATACAAGTTGTCCTGGTCAGGGTCGGGATGAAGGATCTTGATGGGGCGCCCGCCGGCAGCCGTGTAGCGGGAGTTGTAGAAAGCCATGTCCATGCCTGTCCACAGGGCCTTGGCGTCTTCATTGGTGTATGCCTCGGTCGAATACATGGCGTTCAGAATGTATACCGGCTCCCGTTCGGCGTCGTTGGTGATCTCCGCCATCACCcacggtgcgcagcacagcacga
This DNA window, taken from Leishmania donovani BPK282A1 complete genome, chromosome 17, encodes the following:
- a CDS encoding receptor-type adenylate cyclase a, whose protein sequence is MQIRPSLGGCLRHGGAGDHAARRLSRLRAAKVFVPTAVVCVVLCCAPWVMAEITNDAEREPVYILNAMYSTEAYTNEDAKALWTGMDMAFYNSRYTAAGGRPIKILHPDPDQDNLYDIAEVILHSLARQEKLLAVLGPYLDGRLTAALSNADVVQSGLMLIAPFTGSSGVRTWSDSVYFTRAEPMVELKVVLTHIVNRLRARRVAFMRLTGMHFGGEELTYVQDTLTSLLRDPAVLYTVPYSESSVEVDEEAFDAMADTNPQVIIVWAAPVQQVIYFLEKVLTDPRTSSAYVISCSMIQRVVFDVYKRLLSAGSIKPQDGRILASATTSPVSGEGLKYMEVFKAQMSNYIENSGSFDYYPDDDSTGTLGQKARSEAPLSRKYTVDEFFQAHPSIAKLMALGWLSGTLVQQTLEQTDWIVNRSTYKAGLFNQNRFVIGGDYVLGDYGGPCEPLAQFLGASCYCNQGGHSSILTVLQNASWDIVPDSSFKYPQSECNSSKSQIVKAVSVLALLHQGYPKLIDAGMQLNEVLPHAFDDNLCKGYKVSSIFLRVETAKAQQLFDAEVSNYSVDIIAGPIFQALDVGKIFVLNPLYNHPQPRTEKRNYVYLMPTLEQQIYVMYSKIDALRTRTDVFEDTAVVLRGYSAQEVVEISEILFKTAGTFNLPDPSIATISFTDSLRGLLSPRAINVVIGMKDGDIVHFADFLAKYTDVMVVVCFDELTMYYEELRATFSVQPTSVQARLMSFSSLPLWTDASAEAEARWPILGHFHKIFPDPINHTPSLLRDVIIAGFIQELVSTTTVAETKLLTNAVYINGGVTTYGFTLGNFEWGCTATTSGDSCVYKNYGASNIEILSIQRMLDPTVPQLSSPSTPTMEYRPRQRSHALTPAQRNGLIAGCVVGAVVLIATCTLLLYCCMDNRNNDAAPKDGDEPVTLLFTDIESSTALWAALPQLMSDAIAAHHRVIRQLVKKYGCYEVKTIGDSFMIACRSAHSAVSLACEIQTKLLKHDWGTE